Part of the Candidatus Eisenbacteria bacterium genome is shown below.
GAAGGCGCGGCGAGGCCGTGATGGCGCTCTTTGTCGCGAGACTCGTCCTCACCCTCTGGGCCGTTCTCACCTTCAGGCTCACGCTGGGCCCGAGTCTCGCGATAGCGGGAGTGCAGCCCGATCTCGCAGCGGCCCTTGTCTTCTACATCGCGCTCGCCCGCGGGGCGACGTTCGGGATCATCGGGGGCTTTCTCATGGGCCTCCTGGTCGACGTGGACCACCCTCTCGGTCTGGGCGTCTCGAGCCTGGCTTGGAGCACGATGTCCCTGGTCGTGTCGAGGCTCTCGGAGGCGATCGACACGCG
Proteins encoded:
- the mreD gene encoding rod shape-determining protein MreD: MALFVARLVLTLWAVLTFRLTLGPSLAIAGVQPDLAAALVFYIALARGATFGIIGGFLMGLLVDVDHPLGLGVSSLAWSTMSLVVSRLSEAIDTRDPVLGSFLLFLAVLLAETVKVPFIGGYDPSRFALVWLRWSLPTALYTAVAVPLLVAGAHAVMGEKRWLGGRS